A single Nicotiana tabacum cultivar K326 chromosome 5, ASM71507v2, whole genome shotgun sequence DNA region contains:
- the LOC107790203 gene encoding transcription repressor OFP1-like has translation MGNYRFRLSDMMTNAWFYKLKDMSKISSNKSKGHNHTTSISSTSSFSASNLQSDQKIKQPHITTYPRKSYYISRNLSPTNNNHEIFSQNPSSNNPKLSDNNINFSKKRRSTTRRRINSPKIVTSSVSASCSCRASLESVWTKPDSTPEDYPNSPNAPSSSSSETLDPIISLSPSCGCRVNEMNKDSLNYDHGFTSISKIDLPPIITKPKKFNGSAQEKDEKQRISTVRRVSVSSTTGVKLRTNSPKITNSKKIQGVSRKSVSSRRSSSSVSESFAVVKSSKNPQKDFRESMVEMIMENNIRTSKDLEELLACYLSLNSDEYHDLIIKVFKQIWFDITDIRLK, from the coding sequence ATGGGAAATTATAGGTTTAGATTATCAGATATGATGACAAATGCTTGGTTTTACAAGCTCAAGGACATGAGCAAAATCAGCAGCAACAAAAGCAAAGGGCATAACCACACCACCTCAATTTCTTCAACATCATCATTCTCAGCATCAAATCTTCAATCAGACCAAAAAATAAAACAACCCCACATCACTACTTACCCAAGAAAATCATATTACATTTCAAGAAACCTTAGTCCAACAAATAATAACCATGAaatattttcccaaaatccttccTCAAACAACCCAAAACTCTCTGAcaataatattaatttttcaaagaaaaggcGTAGCACTACAAGGAGAAGAATTAATTCTCCTAAAATTGTCACTTCTTCTGTTTCAGCTAGTTGCAGTTGCCGTGCTTCTCTTGAATCAGTTTGGACTAAACCTGATTCCACCCCTGAAGATTATCCAAATTCACCTAATGccccctcatcttcttcttctgaaaCATTAGACCCCATAATTTCACTTTCACCATCTTGTGGTTGCAGAGTTAATGAAATGAACAAAGATTCTCTCAATTATGATCATGGGTTTACGTCTATTTCCAAAATTGACCTTCCCCCGATTATAACCAAACCCAAAAAGTTCAACGGTTCGGCCCAAGAAAAGGATGAAAAACAGAGGATTTCTACAGTGAGAAGAGTGTCAGTGAGTTCAACAACTGGTGTGAAGCTAAGAACAAACTCTCCAAAAATAACAAACAGCAAGAAAATTCAAGGAGTTAGCAGAAAGAGTGTTAGTTCAAGAAGGAGTAGTAGTAGTGTTTCAGAAAGTTTTGCAGTGGTGAAATCATCTAAAAATCCACAGAAAGATTTTAGAGAGTCAATGGTGGAGAtgataatggaaaataatatAAGGACTTCAAAGGATTTGGAAGAACTTCTTGCTTGTTATCTTTCTTTGAATTCAGATGAGTATCATGATCTTATCATTAAAGTGTTCAAGCAAATTTGGTTTGACATCACTGATATTCGGCTAAAGTAA